actaaatgttgaattaattatttttattgtttaacttGGGGAGGACTTTGTTGTGTAGACTGTTAGACCTTTTATTTAACCAACACATATTTAGAAGGTCGTGtgaaatgtgaaataattttttgcggttcttgtatgtttatttgttgtgtACAATAAACAGCTCAAAAGGATTAATCTGGTATGTGATAAGATCAAGAAGCATAACGCCTGCATAATGTGTGATTTCTCTTCTATGATTatttgatttagaaataaaataaatgactgtAATAATTGTTCACTACTGGCCAGGCCTGTTTGAAAactgctgctttgtttttcagGTAATCGTGGAGAAAGCCCCTAAAGCTAGAATAGGAGATTTGGACAAGAAGAAATACCTTGTCCCCTCCGACCTGACAGGTAGCGTTGCATCATGGGAGGCTTGTTTTCTGATCCACGTCTTGTGTGCCTCGAGTTTCTAATCCTGCATTCTCCGATTTTCATCAGTGGGCCAGTTTTACTTCCTCATCCGGAAAAGAATCCACTTGCGAGCTGAGGACGCGCTCTTCTTCTTTGTAAACAACGTCATTCCACCCACCTCAGCGACCATGGGAGCGCTGTACCAGGCAAGAGACGAGTCTCACAGGGGAAATATTCAGCTTTAATCCACTTCATGGTCCAACTAATCCATGTCGGTCACTGTCTGTTTGTCTTCCAGGAGCATCACGAAGAAGACTTTTTCCTCTACATTGCCTACAGTGATGAGAGTGTGTACGGTAGCAGCCAAAGGGAAATGTGATCCCATCATCAGCTCCCTTCTTCCTGTACCCACAGCACACCTCTACCAAGACctccaccatccatccattggAATATAAAATCCAGCTCTGCAGCTAAACGTTCCCAGAGTAAACATAAACATGTCCAAATGCACTTTCACCTCCCATAAGTAATCATCATCCAGTCTGAATTATAGTTTTCTCCTCTTTTGCCTCAATAGCAGGCTTTGTTCAAGGGCATTGAGGccagtttttgttcttattaAAAGTATCATAATCACTCTCTTTTGAGGGTTAAAAATGATTATGAATTAAATAATGAACTAAAAATCTGAACGTATCACCATTGACTTGGTTTTTTAGGATTTAAATGAGCAGCTTCCTCCACCTAAAGGCAGGTAAGTATGTTCAGGTCAGAGTGAAGGATAACTGTTTTGCAGCAGTTTGTTTCCTAGAATGTGACATGGTTGGTTGTTTTTTCTCACTAGTATAATGGAGTATAATGAAATTCAGATGCATTAATCATCCCCTGCTTTCAGTGGTAAAGGCTGTTCTGTTGACCGCTTCTATTATTATGGTTGTTGTTAATTTTAGAGGGTTTACACTCTAAAGTTGTTGTAAAGCTGAGtgtaattatcttttttttaagttttctttctttctctctctctttttttttcttcctttttttttaaaaagatctaCGATTTGAACTCTGTATGCAGCTGCATTACTGGCTTTCTCTCTATTCATGAccataaaaatgatgaaaagcCAACAGTGTTTGTCGTCATTCCTgaatattttagtttgttttcttACATGGTCGCACAATAATACTGTGCAACTCTTTCAGTTATTTAGAAAAACATGTAagtctggggggggggggggggggggggtcacctGAGAATTTTCTGGTGCAAGAACCAAGTTTAAGAGCggcaccagtggttctcaactttttcagcctccaaaataaaggtgccagaaacTGGGAAGTTTATTGATATTCGGGTGCTATAgtgtatagtcattttaaagatgtaaatccttgttttaatcacaattaaaatgggttaaattgGGTTTTagaaccacagaaattggttaaaagttccaaattagagtggccaaaaacatgCTGGGAAACTAGTAAAAAGGGgtgaaagtggcagaaaaaagtaggaacaattaggttaaactggtaaataatagatataaaaaatcttgaatgtgattaaattgtcAATAACAAGCATGACAAATATagagaaaagaggttaaaagtgacactaatgggtcaatatatgcaacattaggtgggaaaagtgccaaagatgtcttgaaagtgaaaagtgcattaaatgagcaaaaatatagcagaaaaaatgatgaaaatgggttaaaatgtgTCAAGTTTGGTGAGtttcagaaaaagggtaaaaataaagcaaaaaaaattgctcaaattgttaaaaaaaatgtgttttgaaggcatctggagacACCAAAGTTGAGAACGAATGGGATAAAGAGTACAGTGTATTTTTCATCTGTTTACTTAAGCAGTGCAATGCTTCAATGAGCATTACAAAATCAAACACGAAAAGAGAAAAACGTCAGGAGTAAAAGTGAAGCGAAATGTGaaagtaaatacagtacatttgtATTGGTTGATCATGGacctatttatttataattaaatgatcaatgatgaaataaaattaaaaaaaaatacgagAGGATTTTGCTGTTGCACGCGAGAAACGACAAATCCCATAATCCTTTTCGAATTGattcttctgtgtagttttacggAGGTTGGCGCCTCGCCCTCTTACGCCATTTCCGgtctagtttttatttttttgtggttttcagCTATACCGAAATCATCACCAGGGGCTTTTATTGAACAACATAAACGGTTAAGTTCATCCTGAACGACCCACAAACGAATAAAGGTAGGGTTTTTCACAGTATAATACGGTACAATGCAGTAAATTACGACGTTTATCAGACACCACGTAATACGTAACGATGCTAGCTATCCTGCAGCTAGCACCCATAGCAAGCTAATGTTTACTCTTGTACGTTTCGTTGCTTGTTGAAACACGGTGCAGTCTAGATTTCTAATAGAAAAAGTGTTATTTTAGGGCAAAGACAGTTTCTTGTTGCATACATTTGAGGTTATTCGTTTTAATTTACCGGTTGGCTGATAGATTTAGATTAGCATGGCCTTCAGTTTTAACACCTAGGGTTGGGGAccactataattgtaatcgtgtaattgttaattaattgcaattattgcggagttgtaatttaaaaaatatgttcctgttgtgaaatgaaaaataaatttgtaAATGCGTTCAGATAATTGATATTGTAATCGGCATGAAAGTTCTtattaaaaactgtcaattgcaATGTAATTTACCATTATCTGCCAGTTCTCTTGAggaacattttaccatttaaaacaaatatataaaataaatatatgggtgtactgacaccaaaaaaactaaagcgacaaaatattaaaaaaccgatattttaatgaattaaaaagcCTAACAAGTTAaccaaaagatgaaaaacaaatgggaAGATTATGTcaggaaaaataatcattgtaattgCAAAAGATGCTTGCAATCATAATCATgaatgagttgtaattgaacgtggataattgtagttcaaaaatgtaattgacctcaaccctgctaACACCAATGCTCTACtccatcaataaataaattagactCTTTAGTGTTGACTTTAATGTATtccaatgttttttgtttttttttaatatttgtgtgtgtgacccTCTCCAGCTGGCCCCTCCACTGCCCGTCACCATGCCTGCCCTGCTGGAGAGACCCAAGCTTTCCAACGCCATGGCCCGAGCCCTGCACAAACACATCATGAGGGAGAGAGAGCGTAAGCGACAAGGTACACACACATATTGACGGACTGCTGTCTACTCTTTGATTCTCATTAGATTTAACCTCCCATCTGCACAGATAGATATGTCAGattttgtagtttaaaaaaaaaaaaaaaaacttcacctttcgcggcctctgtgtttcgcagatttttttttacagtgcaattttggatgcatttttttttttacggcgTATGAACGCGCTttgttctgcatcctgattggctaatgctgcgttcacccaccagcgacacatccaactcggtgagtttccctacctgctgaagcgaggagctgtactcatttttctcctctcataaacataaaccaccagcgAAAAAACCCGgcgtgattagcggctaatgctaacctagctcagtgctacagagagaacttttacctgctactaccacctccttgcTGATTCTCCTTCACGCCAagtccttcctagtccggtcctggttataaaggctgtgtcatacagctccaggtggtcacatacagcttctactccatggttgaatgggtgaacacaCCGGTGTTCGTGTTAACGTGAAtactctgaatgcgttcggcatcaatgtctaatCGCTatcagtgtgactctgaagtgctgtatgtttgaaaacaggtttatgttttaaaatctaagaaggtttgaactttgagagtgtttaaacaggTGAGAAATGTTAATTGCTGTCTgtgaaaagtgtataaagtgtg
This window of the Gouania willdenowi chromosome 18, fGouWil2.1, whole genome shotgun sequence genome carries:
- the gabarapb gene encoding gamma-aminobutyric acid receptor-associated protein — its product is MKFQYKEEHPFEKRRSEGEKIRKKYPDRVPVIVEKAPKARIGDLDKKKYLVPSDLTVGQFYFLIRKRIHLRAEDALFFFVNNVIPPTSATMGALYQEHHEEDFFLYIAYSDESVYGSSQREM